tacatgtattcattttcatattctttttcaccataagctactacaagatattgaacatagttccctgtgctatacagtataaacttgtttatctattttatgtgtattagtttgtatctgcaaatctagaactcctaAATTCATTCCTTGTTattgctgactagtattccattatatggatatatcacaatttgtttatccagtcgCCCACTAGGggacgtttgggttgtttttagTTCTGGCTATTACAAGCAAAACTGCTCTGAACATTTGCAAGTCTTGTTATGGATATGTATTTCCTTGGGTAAGTATCTAGGAGCAGAATGACTGGGCCAAATGGTAGGTAtatgtttcactttttaagaaactgattttacattcccaccagcagtacatGAGAGTTTCAGTTCCTCCATATCTGCTAACACCTGGTGTGGTTTAGCCTGATTAATTTTAGCATCCAAATAGGCGCGTAGTGGTATCTccttgtggctttaatttgcatttctctaatgactgatgatgctgaacatctttttatgtggtTAATAaccattcaaatattttatttttttctaattttttttttgtgttaaaaataCTTAACATCAAATCAACCCTCTTAACACATGGTAACTTGTACACAacacaacaacttggatgaatctcaaaatatgCATACTGGGTGAAAGAAGCTACACAAAATAGTATGCACTGTACAGGTCTATTACATAAAATGGTAGCCAATGAAAACTGATCTATACTGACAGAAAGCGTGTTGAGTTActtagggaagagagaagaggaagaaggaaggattaCAAAGGGGTGTGACtgaacttttgggggtgatgaataTGTGCATCATTTTGACTGTGAGGTTGGTTTCACAGGTACATTCATAGTCTaaacttatcaaattgtacactttaaatatatgcgGTTTATTGTAGTctattatacttcaataagattcttttttaaaaagttatatttaccAATCAATGCCAGACCAACAAAGTCTTTAGGGTATAtttgcttcttcctctttcttctaatCTTCCAAATTTTGTTAAAATCAACTAGAGTTCTAGTTTCAGactgttactgatttttcaaaCTCCCAGggagcattttaaaaagttggtcATGTACtaagcctttaaaaaatttgctaAAGTCCATGTTAAATAGTCATAGCATAATAAATAAAGCATTCCAACAAACCGATAAGAAAaggcaaacaacccaataaaacaatgaacaaagtgTATGTACAGATAATTTACAGAAGTGCAAAAGGACagtaaattttcaaaaagttgCTTGATCTATCTAATAAAAATTTAGttaaagcaagaaagaaataTCATTTTTGCCTCTCTGAtggacaaaatggaaaaaaaatattggcacacatataattttaatgaattataaATTGGTATAATCTTTTTGGAGGAGTATTTGACAGTATCTTTCAAATTTTGAATGTGCATACCCTGTGATTTATCAATCTAATGTAGTACACTAGCCTACAAAAATACCAGTGCATGTACAAATCATATATGGACAACTATTTAAAATGCAATATTATTTAACTTTCCACCAATAAggaagtgattaaataaattatctatatgatggaatactatgtaGACATTAAAAAGAATCTGTATTACAGACATAAAAGGGGCCTACCATATattaagtagaaaaaagaaaacagattatagTATAATAtcaaccaatttaaaaaaatttattgaagtactgtcagttacaaggtgtcaatttctggtgtacagcacaatgtctcagtcatgcatatacatacatatattcatcttcatattcttttgtatgaccccattttaaaaagtaaaaacaaaacaaataaaagagccTTGCAAACCCCAAACCCCAAACCCCACGTGTCTAGATCTGTAGCTATAGCCACATCTAATTTATATTCAGATGCCTTATAGGCATAGGAGAAAAACCCTGAAGGATAGCAATGCACACCGATGATTAACAGGGTTTATCACTGAGTAGTGGCATTGTGTGTAAAGGAgtcatattttcactttttgttttatatatttctgtgtttGAATTTGTCATAAAATTACctatatgtttattattttttatagttaagaaatacatcttttaactgaaaaaataaaataatttcaatggaataaaataagtTCCTataatattctatttcatttgttccttgtggtggttagttttatgtgtcaacttagcTAGGCCATGGTACCCAGATATTCAAGCAAACactattctagatgtttctgtgaaggtaatattttagatgagattaacatttacatCGGCAGACTTACAGTAACCATCtgtaatgtgggtgggccttgtcTAATTCGTTGAAGGCCTTAATAGAAAAAGATTGACCTCCCctgagcaagaaggaattctgccagcaggcTGCCTTTGGACTCTGCAACTCTTCCCAGCCTGTCAGCCTATCCTGCTGTTTTGGACTTGCTAGCCCCCACAATAATATGAGCAAATTCCTtgacatctctttctctctctatttatcTATATCCATGTCATCTATATCTCCTTTTCGTTCTGTTTCTGGAGAGCACTAATATCTTCTCCTATTACATAAAGTGAAGCTTATGGTATAATGGAATATGCAGGCGTGGAAAGTTGGAGTTGAATACTGACTCCCTTTACTCTAGTGCGTATCTTTGCCTGAGTTACTTGAccttctcaaactttaaagtcCTCATCTGGCAAATGTGGGGACCTACTTACTTTATAGGGATAATGTAAAGATTAAGTGATGTAACATAGGTAATGTACCTGAGCCATAGTAGGCTCTGAACAATCCTCTCCCGTTGTATGATATACATGGCAAATATGAGACGTTTATTCTCTAGGGTTTTCACAGATACATGGAAGGCAGTCACATAATCAGAGGATCTATTGCTACAATAATGGAATACAAGGTTGCACAAGCTAGGAAGCGCCTACAGATCCAATCCAGATGGTGGATACCATCAAAGGGCCTCCATGTTTATAGCAATTATTTTGAATGTGGGTGCGGATTTGAATGACACAGTATTGTAAGAGACTCACCGGGATGCCGTATCGAGTCCGATAGAGGGTCCTCATGGCGACACTTGTTCCACACAGACAGCATTCGTTCATGTCAGATGCAACTTGAATCGCAAGGCACGTGAAGCAAAACGTGCCACAGAGACCTGAACACATGAAGGCAGAGGCGCAAATGACTCCACTCTGCCCCTGCTTCCCCCGCCCCCCACGCAGTCGAAAGTTAGTTTGCCTTCATGAATGGCAGCCCACATCCTGGGGATTTGCACATACCGTGCTGCCAAGTTAATCGGCACTACTTTGTTCAACATTGCATTagcttctcccttctccccatctaATCATTTTAGGAGTGACAGCACCTTGGaaagtctgtattctttttgTAGTAACGCCTTCAAATACATATTGAATGATTCACTGAATCCTAGTCATGTTCCAAAGATTGTCCTCAGTGCTGATAATGCCTCTGTCTGAAGTCTAGTAGGGAAGTCACATAATACAAAAAGTTCCCCAACAGAACTACTCAAGACACCTAGGTGTCACCCACAGAAATGGGATCTCCTAGGCTGTGGGAAGAAAAGATGGCTTGATCTGAATATTGAAGGAAGATTAGGGATTTTACaggtagagaaaagggaaaaaagcctcTTTGAGATAACCTGCATGTCTTGGCAATGCCTGGTCTTCATTCAACACGGCTAGAGCCCAGGGATGGGATGGGGATGAGGCTAGAAGACAAGGCAGGTTGGGACAGGACAGTGAAGAAATATGAGACCTCAGAGTGGGTCATGAAAGTCATGAGGAACCTCTGAAgtatcttaaaaagaaagaatgatttgGTCAGATCTATAATTAAGGAATCCTGCCATGAAACTATTAAGTTCATATTAGAACATGTAATTCACTTACTTGAGGAACAATACTAGGGTTTGGAGGATTAAAATGTTCCTCTTTAGAAGGTTTTAGTTTTGTAGTCTCATTATCACtatgatttgcagatgttgaactaATGTCCTGAGAAGTGTAACTCATGACTCCAGGTCTCCAGTAAGACAATGAGAGCAAATCAACAAACCCAGTTGTTCCATTTCCCGGGTAACCCTTTTCTTCTATGCTTTGCAATGTAATTATTAACTTGATTCCAAATTTCAACTTCACTGCTAAGTTAAAGGTTAACAAGATTTTCTTCCCTGTCTCAGAACACGATGTAGATTtgaaacaggcaaaaaaaaatctcagagcaaacatttttttggtaagtaggtttgtttgtttcttgcttGGTGTTGAGAACTACGCATTTGACCTCTGACACTTTCATCTCACCCTCAAACTTCCTTTTCTCAGAAAGTCACTTAGAcatcagaaaatgaaatgaagcaaaacaaaaaacagagtcAGAGATATTTTACCCAATGAGAAGTTaattgcctttaaaattctttgttcttatgTGTATAAAAAAACCTAAAAGCCCTAAATTAAAATAGTTCTTCTCTGAGCTCATGCTGAAACCATGGATGAAAATTATCCCTTGTGTACTGGACACAATGGAACTATAATATAAGGAGTTGAATTTAAATGTAACAAGagcagcctttttaaaaaaaaaaatcaagttaagcTTGAAACATCTCTTCTATATAATGCACAGTCAACTTAAAATCATTAGGCCAAGCTTGTGCATGGTTAGAGTCATTTGCTTTTATACTGTTATTTTAACCCAGCACttatttttaagagtaaaacTATTCtttgaaggaaggagaagaattaCCTTATACTCAGTACAGGCATTTTCTGTTAATAAAGCGTTGCCTGACATGCAGGGTGCCCTGGAGGAGTAGGTCAGGAACTTTTATTACATGATAAGGGAGGAATGAGGGGAGGATTTGGTCTTTGTTAATTTGCCTCCATGTCAGTTACCGGGGCCCTTTTCCCAGCACTTACAGACCCCGCAGTCGCTGAAGCAGTCACACATGCCCGTCTGCCAGTTGGAGGTTTGAAGTACTGGACCACTTGTAGGCTGAGTCACAATGACCACTGGGGATGCAGCTTGCATTTTGGTTACTGAATCTTCAGTAGCTGtgatctgaaaggaaaaaagttaGTGTCGGTAGCCTGGAGGTTGCTCTTGGAAGCCTGTTTTGAGGCACTCTGCTTTGTAGGCAAGTAAGGAGATTTAGATCAAGTGGCTTGTTAGTCCCTGAAGAACATAATTTCTGCAGTGTTCCCTGGGGGAAGAGATTCACTGAAGTGGTAAAAGGTAAAAATGCTCCCCTAGAAGTACAGGGAATGTAACAGGGTTGCAAGTACTATTTTTAAGCAGGTGCCTAGTCTGCACAcaagacagggaaacaaatgAGGACACCTATGGCCATGCCAACTACACCCTGTCACTCGCCATTTGGCTCTACAAGAATGAAGTCTCTAGCTACCGCAGtggctgaccttcaacacaccttgaaaggagctcagggtggagatcaggaatgagacactctgtgctctgggggaaactggcagaacaggGCTTCAGATAGATATTTgcagaagattttatgagcccaatttcttgcatcttctcatttctagaaaagaactaaaatcattaacaaagACATCTGATCCTTACGACTAGCAGAAACTTTCTGCCaagatgtgtgcttgactgcacataTCCCTCTTCACTAAAATCACACATATACTGACCTCCCCACCTGCTTCTTCCGAGCacttcctcagagctatctgagaggctgtctcccgggcAATAGCCCTCATTTGGCCCCAagtaaaacttaactcacaactcccacattgtgtatttttttttagccaACAGCCAGAAATAGCAAATAAGGGAAACAGACTCTCTAAAACTGCACCATCCTAAGtttctgtgcacacacacatttccccctctttctcctttttttaatgtttccttttttatggacTTGTTTCTgattgtaaagaaaaaaactctCCTGTTTTCTGTCTACTCTCAGAACACTCTACTTCACTTGTGATCACTGAATGTGTGGTAGCTTTTCGCACACTAAGCAATTCTGCAACACCCGCTGGGTGTCCATTGGGCTGCACCCCATAGGCTTGCAAGCCCTGTGCTTGCCTAGCCTctagatcaaaaaaaaaaggtcccggagccagtgacagagacatcaataGTTTAATGGATGGGGGAGCTTACATGTCTGAAAAAAAGTCTTGGAGTGATGCCCCACCATGTGCAGTGGGCGGTGGGCAGGACATAACAGTAGTCTTAGCCCCcaggttggctcattggttaccaAGGAAACCAGCAGAGGAGCATGCCCCCCACCACCTCTTTGAAAAGCTATCATGGTGGAGGTGTTCTGATCCAAATCTTAGAACAGTCTCTAGCGGGGGCCGGGGGCAATTACATAGGAATTTAGGAATTTGATTAGGCATGTGATTAAGAGGGAAGATCAGTCATGTGAGTTGGGTGTAGGTGAAGCAGAGGCTGGTTGAGCAAGAGATGTTCAGAGAGAAGAGAACTGTCATGTTGGGGGGGGTCCAACCATATGTGGTTCTACAGTTTAGCTCAATTCCAACAAGTGTGTACAGGAGATAGTGTCAGATTCCACAAGCGAAGTGCTCAGTGCCACAaaactgccctccctcccctaccTCAGATGCCAATTGTAAGTCCAGGttatcacctgtgcttctgaccaactggttTGATTAATTTGTTGAAGTGGCTGACAGagctcaggaaaacagtttacttactgGATGATTGATATATTATAAAGGATATtgaaggatacaaatgaacagccagatgacAGATACCGAAGGTGAGGTTCAGAGCCTGTGGAGTTTGGGTATGCCACCCCTCCCAGCACACCAACAcaaaagctctctgaaccctgtcctttAGGGTTttcatggaggcttcattacatagacATGATTGATTGAATccttggccattggtgattgaactcaatctccaactcctttccctttcctggaaGCCTAGGAGGTAGGGCTAAAAGCTCCAAACCTCTAATCAcaggttggttcccctggcaaccagccccaaTCCTCaaggctttccaaaagtcacttcattAGCATAAACTCCTCTGTAGTTGAGAGGGGCTTGCTATGAATAATAAGACATCTTTATGATTCTTACCTCTTAAGAATTTCCAAAgattttagaagctctgtgctaTGAACAAGaatgaagaccaaatatgtatttcttattataaaccACAATATCACAGAAGTCCTCTCCAATCTTTCTGCATCCAAGTTGGTTCTTCTCTTCAAATTTACCTGGAGCCTGTATCCCTCTGTGAGTGCTGACTTGCCAGACCCTTGACACGTGTTAGGGGCAAGCCCTTATAGTGTACCCCAGTAAAGATTATTATGAAGTACATTTTGTTAGGTTAGTCCTAATTTCTCTCCATCATGAGAGGCACTGCAGGGTCATGGAACATTGATCTGATCTGGAATGAGAATATCTTTGCTCAAATTCCAGTTTCCTAAACTGTGTTATCTTGAACTAGTCATTGAACAGCCTAGTCATTTAACTAGTCATTTAAATTTCCACttactaatctgtaaaatggaaatagtttCTGACCTATCCACCTCTCATGCTTATTGAgggcattaaatgagataaagcttGGGGATGAGtttaatgaacattaaaaaaaatcagataaatataAGGGAGAGTGGCTAATTATGTACAAAAATGTAGCaaggaactgtgtgtgtgtgtgtgtgtgtgtgtgtgtgtgtgtgtgtgtgttgggggtaattaggtatttatttatttattttaacagaggtactgaggattgaacccaggacctcgtgcctgctaagcatgcgctctaacacTAAGCTGTACCCTGCCCACCCAGTAAGGAGCTGCTTTTGATGATTTCCACAAACGTTTATTGGCAATTATATGAGCTTGTAGTCACAGAGATTCTACTctgtcaggcactgtactagaTTCACATTGTCCACTTAATCCTACAACAGCCCTATTAGGTAGGAATTATTATCTTTATTGAGTTGATGAGGAAATGGATGCTCAGAGACTTTAAGTGAATTGTGAAATTCAAATCCTTCTCAGGCTCATTCCACAGTCCCTGCTCCTGCCTTTGCCCCTCAGCTTTAGAGTCCCCACTCCATCAGAACACTTAGTACATACAGATGGCATTGCCATTGGTGTGTTGTGATCTCCTTGAGAACTGGAACCCtctctttatatttatttctttagcaCCAAGCTCAATGCTAGGCTCACAGAAGATACTTTTTATTGCCTTGTTGaattaaatacttattttatgcTTGATTCACTTACAGTGTGCTAGACACTGAGGTGTAATACATTTCcacttcagatttcttttttctgtaggtgttttttgcttgtttgttttgctttctttctttttttttttcattttttggttttttctttttagttcttacTTTTTAATGAAGTGAGTTGATTTCAggacatgtttttaaaagcacaaaagaaaaatactaaaatcaaaaacacaatgcCTCCAGATACTCAGGCAATGTGATTGTACTATTTGCTTTCTTACATTATTCCCCTCATAGAACAGTTTCAAAAGCAAGCAGATAACTTCCACTGTCCCCTattactttgtaatttttctatttcttgagttAGCTGGTTTCTTTCTTGATTGCATTGCTTAGTGACACCTGGCTAGTTTGGTAGTTCCTGAAAAAAGAGAGCAGCATATGAAACAGAACAACATCTTGAGTGTTTCTCTGCATAACTGAAAACGCATCAGCATTGGTTCAAACATGTCTAAATCTCCGCAGGCTTCATCACAGCTAATTGTAAATTAACCAGGTCTACTTTTATGGATGGTTCTCTGAGTCCTAGCAAACAGCCTCATGGGAAGAACATTCAGTGTTTCTGGATGAggataaaacaaatttatttttattatttttttaaaaagaaggaagaaactttaaaatgttcttttaaatgtttgtatcaAACATTATCACCTTTAGAAAATAGCTCTAGGTACTTCCCTTCCCAGTAGTGAGTGTGGTATGCAAATGCCAcatatttttctaagttttaataaaatgattataaaataacaaaatgaaaacaaggacTAAATTTGAATtaagtattttaagaaaactttaaaatgagagaaatttaaaagccCCAAggttgagaaaaatgacaaaaaggcaGGAACAGATAATTCACAAAAAATGTGACATGAAAATGACCCTTAAATAGATTTATAAAAAAGATGTTCAAATTCATtcaatattaaatacatataaattaaacacttagattggcaaaaattaaaaagaaggcaaCACAGTCTTttggcaaggctgtggagaaacagGCACTCTAAAATATTGCTGGTGTGAATGCAAACTGGTACGACCATTCTGGGAGGACCTTTGGCAATACCTAACAAAACTATGTAAACACTTTCCATTTGACCAAGTAATCCCTCCCCTAGAAATTCATCCTGAAGATACACCTCCAACAATGCAAAAATACACATGCATGAGgttattcatagcagcattgctTGTTTTTACGAAATAATTGTAAACAATACATGGGAGAGAGGTTGAATAAACTATGGTATACTCGCACAATGCAGTGTTATGCAGCTGTCAAGAAAAGAATGAGGATAAGCTCTATAAACTAACATGAAGTGACATCCAGGATATATATAAGTCgtaaaaaaatgtacaaaagaatGGCTATGGTATGAAATCCTTTATATAAGAAATAAAGGGATATAAGGAAACATACTATATCTGTTCAACTGTGAAATAAGAAGTACAGGAAGAATGAACCAGGAACAAATGAAATTTCTTATGTTCAAAGTAAATGAGACGGAAAGAATGAGAGAATGGAAATGGAGTAGCAGGGGTGGTGACAACACTACTCTCAGTGTGCCTTTTCACTTGACTCTGACTCATCCGACCATGCTAATATTTCACGTATCAAGTCAACACACAATGGATCAGTAAAATCAATCAGAACGTGGAAGGAGTCCAAAGTGCAATATAAACAGTAACAAACAGAGCTGAGTGTATTACAATTAATATTACAACCACACGAAAGGGACTGGGGAAGAAAAGGGTAAACTAAATAACTTTGCaaagtattttgaatatataatgTAAAGCTGAAGACAAAAATAACTGACGTAAGTATTGTACTCTAGTTAGTAAACTTGCTTCTTACAGGGGTAGAAACTAGCAATtctgaaacatatatatatataccatatatatttatatatatattatatatatacttatatatattatatgtatatatatttagctTGAATAAGTAAATACATTGTGGATAATGAGACTGTActgtcagagaaagaaattacaaataagaaaaggaGGACAGCTAGTATGAATCCTGTTGAATTAGAATCAGAGGTATGAACTCATggttatttacacacacacacacacacacacacacacacacacacacacacacatacacacacatacacacacacagagttataAATAGGGGAGTAAATCCCCTTTGTGGGGTCTTTAAGGAGAACTCCAACACAGCTGTGGAAATTCTACTCAGAGAggcatataaaattaaagaatttattcTACTCACAGGTCCTAAGGAGGGAGGCACAGCATGCCCAGAGGGTCTATAACAACGATTACTGTGGATTTGTCAAATGTTGATCTTGTATTTCCCACTCCCACATTCATTAATGGGAATTCTACTGTAGGAAAGCACTATCCCCTTCTCcctcatttaaaaattcctttatttaTATCAGCATAGAATTATGGATAGTTTCTCTAGACAATATTAAAATTGCATCattgctcaaattgtcccagatgtAGCATTGGAAGAGCCATCCAGTTGGTTCTGAGGTCCCGCTTCTAATCCacgctattttattttttggtcccACAAGATGTTTCAGATTTATCTTGTactttccctgccccagccttttaatcaaccatttctccaatgaacttgggcttttaaaatttgaaaaacagtatttagaaaccaagatttggatggatggatgctaaaattagacTTTGAAAGTATGATGAGAAACAAGACGTTTACAtggtctcaaagtatctccccacagGCTATTTcctaattacaaagggaaaaacagcaaCTTTCTACTGGATAAACCTGGCAGACACTATCTTAGTCAAATGATCAAAGTTAATATTATCAATAATGGGACATCTTGACATGCTCTAGAAAGTGGACACAATACTATGACTGGGTATATTAATAAATCTTATCTATAGGAGGTGCTGACTAGAGCAAGGCTAACTCTGCAATAGGTTATATTAGCAATCACTCATGTGAGTCAGGAAAGGGAAATGTTTGGTATTTTGTGGCTTGGATGATGATTAAAATTCATCTGTGTTCAAATACGATTATGGAGTGCTAGCGTTGTTATTTTGATCCATCATGGTCACAGTGTAGCCTTATCTCATGTTAACACTCTGTGAGGTTGTTTCATGTGCCAGGGAACACCAAGACCAGGTGAGAGGGATGACACAGATGGACGTGGAGGGCATGATGCTAAgctaaataagtcagacagagaaagacaaatacagtatgatctcacctatttgtggaatctaaaacaaacaagcaagccaAACTCATGGTTTGGCTTTCAGATAACAGatcggtggttgccagaggtgagagGTGGAAAGTGGGTGAAATGGGGGAAGACGGTCAAAAGGCCCACACTTCCTGTTGtgaaataagtaagtcctggggatgtgaTGTAccgcatggtgactatagttaataatgctaAATTGtctatttgaaagttgctaagagaataaatgttaaaagttctcatcacaagaaaaaataatttgttaactgtgtggtgatggatgttaactagttttactgtggtgatcatttcacaatatatcaaatcattatattgtacatctgaaactaatacagtgttatatgtcaattatagctcagaaaaaaaaaaaaagaaaaagaaaaagaaaaaggcttagCGTGAGTGCCCGGCCAACTTGCAGCAACACCAAAGCCTAGCTCACAGCACTGGGCCAGCTCTGGGACAGCAAGGGctgcttttctcttccttggGACATTAGTGGGGCAACTGGTAAAATTTGAACAAGACCTATAGATTAGTTTTTAGTAGTTTATCAACATTAATTTCCTGGTTTCAATATTTGTACAATGGTTATGTAAAACATTAAGAATCAGGAAACCTAGGTGAGgcgtgtgtgtgctgtgtgctagtttaaaaatagctttattgagatatattttacataccataaaattcactcatttaaaatggATACAGTTCAGTGACTAGAGTGTATAACTGTATAACCATCcccataatctaattttagaatattatgTCACATATTCTCCAGAGAAAAAACATATCCATTGGCAATCACTCCCGTTTCCTCTCACCTCCACCTCCAAACCACATTTAACCTGCTTTCTGCCTCTACTATTTTGCTTTATCCtagacatttcatacaaatggaatcacagaatatagtcttttgtgactgacttcctTCAGTTagcatgtttttaagattttcaacAATCCATGCTGTAGTGTATATCAGTACTTTTCTGCTGAATCATACTGCATTCTGTGGATACACCATTTCgtgtttatcctttcatcagttgatggatattcaggttgtttctactttgtggttattatgaataatgctcctATTACTATCTgcgtacaagtttttgtgtgaacatttattttcatttctcttcggTGTACACCTagaagtggcattgctgggtcaAAATGGTAACTTTATGCTTAGTAttttggaaggcagctatgctaaGCACTATACCACCAAGGTCACGTATAGTGTTTGGAAGAACTgcttcaaactgttttccaaaacggCTGCATTTTGTATAGGGCTCCATCATCCTGGCTAGCATTtgttattgtttgtctttttttgtgtgcTATTTTTGCaacatttttcataaatctaaaattatttctaaaaaaatgacaaaacaaaacataaaagagaaTTCGGGGAGAGAAGAGCCCCATAGGatttagaatgaaaaatacaaaagcaatCTGCTACAAACACTAGAAAAATATATCCCTAAACCCAAGTAGTATATAATGCAAATATAGCCATAATAAGATTTTTGA
The nucleotide sequence above comes from Camelus dromedarius isolate mCamDro1 chromosome 1, mCamDro1.pat, whole genome shotgun sequence. Encoded proteins:
- the PLAC8 gene encoding placenta-specific gene 8 protein yields the protein MQAASPVVIVTQPTSGPVLQTSNWQTGMCDCFSDCGVCLCGTFCFTCLAIQVASDMNECCLCGTSVAMRTLYRTRYGIPGSICDDFMVTLFCPQCSLCQIKRDINRRRAMHTF